From a region of the Castanea sativa cultivar Marrone di Chiusa Pesio chromosome 10, ASM4071231v1 genome:
- the LOC142613602 gene encoding mitogen-activated protein kinase kinase kinase YODA translates to MPPWWGKSSSKEVKKKANRESFIDSIHRKFKSASEEKCNSRSGGSRRRCSDTVSERGTRSRVPSRSPSPSTQVSRCQSFAERPHAQPLPLPGVHLPRIGRTNSGISASAKPGFDRGSKPHFFPLPRPGCVLNRADPADAEADIATVSFSSDSSSDSDDPSDSRFLSPLASDYENGNRTTMNSPSSGIHKDQPPVVNLKNSKEILKPVNPFNNPLLSSSPKRRPLHMQNIQIPPHGAFCSAPDSSMSSPSRSPMRVLMPEQVMNSIFWAGKSCPDVASGHCSSPGSGHNSGHNSVGGDMSGQLLWPHSRCSPECSPIPSPRMTSPGPGSRIHSGAVTPLHPRAGGAAIDSPATRPDDGKQQSHRLPLPPLLISKPSPFSPTYSAATTPSVPRSPGRAENPTSPGSRWKKGRLLGRGTFGHVYLGFNSENGEMCAMKEVTLFSDDAKSKESAQQLGQEIALLSRLQHPNIVRYYGSESVDDKLYIYLEYVSGGSIYKLLQDYGQLGEIAIRSYTHQILQGLAYLHNKNTVHRDIKGANILVDPNGRVKLADFGMAKHISGQSCPLSFKGSPYWMAPEVIKNTIKNGCNLAVDIWSLGCTVLEMATAKPPWSQYEGVAAMFKIGNSKELPEIPDHLSEDGKAFVKLCLQRNPLHRPTAAQLLEHPFVKNAAPLERSIMSADPSDASLVNSNAVRSLGIGNARNPSCLDSEGVGIHQSRGSKTASVSSDAHTPRNISCPVSPIGSPLLRSRSPQHLSGRMSPSPISSPRTTSGSSTPLTGGSGAIPFNHLKQPTTYLHEGVGMIQRGQSSFYANGSTLYHEPKPELFRGMPQASHAFHDMISSDNGAPGNQMGWPLHADTREMHARQLALADHVSEQLLRDHIKKNLSMEHKPSSLVLGRSNRI, encoded by the exons ATGCCTCCGTGGTGGGGAAAGTCTTCATCCAAAGAAGTAAAGAAGAAAGCAAACAGGGAAAGTTTCATTGATTCAATACACCGAAAGTTTAAGAGTGCATCTGAAGAAAAGTGCAACAGTAGATCAGGAGGGTCTCGCAGACGTTGTAGTGACACTGTTTCAGAAAGGGGTACTCGATCCAGGGTGCCTTCAAGATCACCATCACCCTCGACACAAGTGTCACGTTGTCAAAGTTTTGCAGAAAGGCCTCATGCCCAGCCGCTCCCACTTCCTGGGGTACACCTTCCTAGAATTGGGCGTACTAACTCAGGAATCAGTGCATCAGCAAAACCAGGATTTGACAGAGGTTCTAAGCCGCATTTCTTCCCCCTTCCAAGACCTGGATGTGTCCTGAACAGGGCAGATCCTGCAGATGCTGAGGCTGATATAGCTACTGTTTCATTTTCTAGTGATAGCTCCAGCGATAGTGATGATCCATCTGACTCACGTTTCCTTAGCCCTCTAGCTTCTGACTATGAAAATGGTAACAGAACCACTATGAACAGTCCTTCCAG TGGAATACACAAGGATCAACCCCCTGTTGTCAATCTAAAGAACTCAAAGGAGATATTGAAACCAGTTAATCCTTTCAATAATCCGCTTCTCTCTTCATCACCTAAACGGAGACCTTTGCATATGCAAAATATACAGATCCCTCCCCATGGTGCTTTCTGTAGTGCTCCAGACAGTTCAATGTCAAGTCCTTCTAGAAGTCCAATGAGAGTGCTTATGCCTGAGCAAGTTATGAACTCTATCTTCTGGGCAGGAAAATCTTGTCCAGATGTAGCTTCTGGGCACTGCTCTAGTCCAGGTTCTGGTCATAATTCTGGGCATAATTCAGTAGGGGGGGATATGTCAGGACAGCTACTTTGGCCGCACAGCAGGTGTAGTCCTGAGTGTTCCCCAATTCCTAGTCCCAGAATGACAAGCCCTGGTCCTGGCTCCAGAATACACAGTGGTGCTGTCACCCCTCTGCATCCGCGAGCTGGAGGAGCTGCCATAGATTCGCCTGCAACCCGGCCTGATGATGGCAAACAACAAAGCCACCGGTTGCCCCTTCCTCCATTATTAATTTCAAAACCTAGTCCTTTTTCTCCCACGTATTCAGCAGCAACAACTCCCTCAGTTCCGCGTAGTCCTGGTAGGGCAGAAAATCCAACAAGCCCTGGTTCACGATGGAAGAAGGGTCGTCTGCTAGGGAGGGGTACATTTGGACATGTATATCTCGGTTTTAACAG TGAAAATGGCGAGATGTGTGCAATGAAAGAGGTTACTCTGTTTTCAGATGatgcaaaatcaaaagaaagtgCACAGCAACTTGGCCAA GAAATTGCACTGCTAAGCCGCTTACAGCATCCAAATATAGTACGGTATTATGGATCTGAGTCG GTAGatgacaaattatatatatatctagagTATGTATCCGGTGGTTCCATTTATAAACTGCTTCAAGACTATGGTCAACTTGGTGAAATTGCCATTCGCAGTTATACCCATCAAATTTTGCAAGGCCTTGCATATCTTCATAATAAAAACACTGTCCATAG GGACATCAAAGGAGCAAATATTCTGGTAGACCCCAATGGCCGGGTGAAACTAGCAGATTTTGGAATGGCAAAGCAT ATCTCTGGTCAGTCTTGTCCATTATCATTCAAGGGAAGCCCTTACTGGATGGCACCTGAG GTTATCAAGAATACAATTAAAAATGGTTGTAATCTTGCTGTTGATATATGGAGCCTTGGATGCACTGTTTTAGAGATGGCTACAGCGAAACCACCATGGAGCCAGTATGAAGgg GTTGCTGCCATGTTTAAGATTGGAAATAGCAAGGAACTTCCTGAAATTCCTGATCATCTGTCAGAGGATGGAAAGGCTTTTGTGAAGCTGTGCTTGCAGCGTAATCCATTACATCGTCCTACAGCTGCTCAGCTTTTGGAGCACCCTTTCGTTAAGAACGCTGCACCACTGGAAAGATCCATTATGAGTGCAGATCCTTCAGATGCATCACTGGTCAATTCAAATGCAGTGAGATCTCTG GGCATTGGAAATGCACGAAATCCTTCATGCTTAGACTCAGAAGGAGTGGGAATCCATCAGTCTAGAGGGTCAAAAACTGCTTCAGTATCCAG CGATGCTCATACGCCAAGAAATATATCATGCCCGGTTTCTCCCATTGGGAGCCCTCTTCTACGTTCAAGGTCACCACAACATCTGAGCGGAAGGATGTCTCCCTCTCCCATATCTAGCCCTCGTACCACATCTGGTTCATCCACACCCCTTACTGGTGGTAGTGGTGCCATCCCATTTAATCACCTGAAGCAGCCAACCACCTACCTACATGAAGGTGTAGGAATGATCCAAAGGGGTCAAAGTAGTTTCTATGCTAATGGCAGCACTCTCTATCATGAGCCAAAGCCTGAGTTATTTCGAGGGATGCCACAAGCTTCTCATGCTTTCCATGATATGATTTCATCTGATAATGGTGCTCCTGGAAACCAGATGGGATGGCCTCTCCATGCTGACACCAGAGAAATGCATGCTAGACAGCTGGCTTTGGCTGATCATGTATCTGAGCAACTCTTGAGGGATcacataaagaaaaatttatccATGGAACATAAACCCAGCTCACTGGTGCTTGGTCGCAGCAATCGAATCTGA